In the genome of Brachypodium distachyon strain Bd21 chromosome 3, Brachypodium_distachyon_v3.0, whole genome shotgun sequence, the window GCATTGCATTAATGACAATGAAACTCCTATGGAGAATGGCCTATAACTAGCACGACAAATTTTGAGCCCATTGTCATAGACACAATTCATACGGTAATTAGTTGATATTGTGATTCCTAAGAAAACAGCATTACGAAACCAATTTAATGGTTGTACCATTCTGTCTTCATATAACATGACGGTAATGGAAAACTATGGTTTTAACTTTCATGAGAGGTGCGGGTCTCGAGGAAAATTAAATTGCCGACGCTCCAAAGTAACTTACAGCACAATGGCATCGAAAAAGCAAAGATGCCACTCCTCGAAATGGGCATCGAAAAAGCAAAGATTCTGTTGGTCTGGACACCGGATGCTTGAATAATTTGAAGGAAATATATGCTCGGACTTGACGTTCATGGGAGTAGTTGCCATCGATAAGGACGCTTCAACTGTACGTTCATATGGATATCAGCTAAAAACAAAGATGATGACCGCTAAAAAAGGAGTAAATTCCAAGAAAATTTACCCCTAACTTTCAGTTTTGTGAATAAAATTACCCCATTTAATGGGATTTCTCTAATCTTACCCCATTTAGTGAAACTTCTACACTTTTTACCCCATCTAATTTTTGCCCATATTGAAATCAGGAAACGTGACTGTTGTGCAGAAATTGAAGTAAACATAGgcagtactagctagctatatacATGGGCAGTATAGctggccgatcgatcgatcggaaGTTAGCACGCAGGATTGCAGTCCAATCCATAGCTAGCCCGGTGGAACTCCCACGCTGGCCCGCAGAAGCATCCCTGATGATGACCTCTTGGTCCTCCGGCCTGAAGTTAGCCTGCTCAGCCCGCTGACACAGCTGAACAGCAGCTCCTCGCACGCCCACGTCATGATGCCCTCCGGCCTGGAGCCCTGGACGAGGCGTGGGAGACGACGGAGCCCTGGAGCCCTGAAGTGcctgcgtcggcggcggcgtctccaTTTCTTCGGCGGCCGGCTCATGAAGAATACGTCTTTAATGTGGCACTCCACATGAGGCTGACGGCAAAGATTTCACTAAATGGGGTAAGATTAAGGAAATCCTGGTAAACGGGGTAATTTGTGTCACACAACTAAAATTAAGGGgtaaaaatggaattcactcaAAAAATACAAAGATGATGTCTCTGTGGATACTCATCAGATCGTTCAATCAATTGAGAAGTGGGAGGGgtatgggaaaaaaaatcaaagatgATGACtactcaaaaaagaaaagaaatgatgTCTTTGTGGATACTCATTCTGATCATCCAATCAATTAACAAGTGGGAGGGCATGGAAAAATAGAGCAAAGAGGGAGACCgctcaaagaaaaagaagcaaagatAATGTCTTTGTGTGGATACTTATCAGATCGTTCAATCAATTAAGAACTGGCAGTGATGGACAAAAAAATGATGACCGCTCAAAATAAAGAAGCAAAGATGATGTCTTTGTGGTTACTCATTAGATCGTTCAATCAATTAAGAAGCGAGAGGGGCTTGAAAAAAAGCAAAGATGATGAccgctaaaaaaaagtaaagatAATGTTGGATACTCATATCGTCCAATCAACTGAGAAGTTGGTAGggcatgaaaaaaataaagatacTGTCAATGTGGACACTCGAACGGTGGGTGTTAAAAGCAAAGATGCTGGGAAGACTTTGACGTTGTCGTTGTGATTTCACATCGTGAGGAGTGTGGAACGGGGCAATTCACGTGGTGTCCTCTGTGCTACCAAACCATTTTAAGCTAATTAATGCATAGATAAAATAATAAGCCAATCCGATCCTTTCATAGTTCATATACAAGTCTCCTCACTTACCCCCAGTAAATTAAAAATGCTACCATTGTGGATCGATGTGTAGACCCAAATGCATCTTCAACAGCTAGCTATAGGTCTGTCTAACCAAGTGGTATTTTTTTGAACAATTAATGCATAGATAAAATAATAAGCCAATCCAGTCCTTTCATACTCACTGCTTACCCCTAGCAAATTAAAAATGTTACCATTGTGGATGCCCGGACCCAAAGGAATCTTCAACAGCTAGCTATAAGCCTTTGTAAccagctgtcaaaaaaaaatataagccTTTGTAAccaagtgttttttttctgaacaaTTAATGCATGGATCAAATAATAAGCCAATCCAGTCATGTCATAGTCTATCTATATACAAGTCTCCCACTTCCCTAGCAAATTAAAAACGCTACCATTGTGGATGCCTGGACCTCATCTTCAACAGCTAGCTATAAGCCTGTCTAACCaaatgttttgtttcttcttctgaacAACCTTCAAAAAGGGAAAATAGTTTCTACGGTTTACTATAGAAGAAAAGAGTTGAACCGATTTATGAGAGTATACGGGCCCAAAAAACTTACAAATACTAGTCAAATTGTTCTTCTCGGTTAAATTCATGATGTGAATAGTGCTATGCAATCATTGATTTACGCTAAGGCTGTGTACATAGTGTTATGTAATCATTGGTTTATGCTAGTCAAATTGTTTCTTCTCGGTTAAATTACAAAAAGTACAGATGGATAAAGCATAAAGTCATGGACCATCAAGCAAAAATTTGAGCTCAAGCAAGAACTTGTacaaggagaaaaaagaagagaaatcaGCATCAAATAGTTGCACGTTATGACTAATTAAAATTCTTGCTTGAGCTCAAATTTTTGCATAATGACATATATTTGCATGCTCTAttcatttatatatttttgttgaaatttTTCGTGTAACTTTTTAAAGTTTTTCCTGCACGAAAGCACCGGAGCTCCTAAAGGTGCGAAAGCCCCTGATATTCTCCCCCAATAATTTAGCACGGGTGTTAAATTCCCATCTTCACTCACAGCGTGAGCTAAACGCTAAAATCTGCCTGCTCTCTCTTCCCCCGGCTCTTTTCCCCAACCGCATCCCATTTTCCCTCCAAGTCGCCAACACACAGCACCAATCTAGGCCACCAAAAGATCTCCACCGGCCAAGCTTccgcttgctgctgctgctccaaaGTCTCTCTTTCTCGTCATCTCCATTTCAAGATTGGCCACGACAAGCCAGCAGTAGGGACCGGGGAGGCATCCAAGGCGGAGCTTAGCTATTATCTGGCGGGCGCTCCGCGGCGTTGACGCCGGCGAGCGACTCAGACGGCGCTAGCTTCGTCCATCGCTTCATCGACTCCACCACTTGTCGTCCATTCCCAAAATGACTGCAGGAGGAGAGGTGATTCAAGCAGTGACCTTCGCCAACTCTGTGCTTAGCAAGGTGGCTGATGTGATCATGAGAGACAAGTCCATGAAAGGTGCAGTCAAAAGAGGCCTCGGTACCATCAAGCTGGAGATGAAAATGGTGATCACCGAAATCAAGTTGAATGAGGAGAACAACCAAGGGACGACACATGAGAGCAAGATTGTGCTGCTGAAGGAGTTGGCTTATGATATCGAGGACTTCATAGATCGTACATGGGTTCCGCGTAAATCTAGCATTCTCCTCTCGGCACTTGGCCTGGACCCCCGACTTGAAATAGTGCAAAAAATCGAGTATTTCAAGGACAGTATCCAGAAAGTACGGACCTGGCAACCTGAAGCCGGATCCAGCAATGGCGAAGACAGCGCTGCAACAAGGTCGTCCTGCCCTTCAGCCACACCTCCTAATCCTTATAGCCAAGATCTAGATCATGAGGATACCTTCAGGAGCATCTGCAGACACAGATGTGAGCTGGGAATGTTGCTGTCAGCAGCCGAAGATAAAGAGCTGAAGGTGATCTCCATCGTCGGTTGCCGTGGCGTGGGGAAGACTAGTCTAGCAAGAGCAGTCTACGACGACTGTCGTGCCGAATATGATTGTGTTGCTTGGGTGGTGGCATCTGAGTGCCACGATCTGGAGGACCTTCGGACGAAGCTTCTCAACGAGGCACAAAAGACGGCTAAGCCTACATCTACAGCTCCACAAGGGAGCATCTCCGATACTGAGCAAACAAGCCTTCGCAATTTCTTGAGTGACAAaaggtctctctctctctccctctctctctctctaagtTTTTGGATtgaaatttcttttttctgaggGAGACTTGAACTGTAAACTTGAAAACAACTCTTGACAGGAGAAATTTACTTTTCAACTCAATGAACTTAAACTTCAACAGAAAGTTTTCCAGCTTGAAACATGTCCTTTCGGAAATTTGCAAATTGAAAAATCTATTAAATATAAAAGGATATGTCGACCTTTCACCATGGTGGCTACAGAATAGAGAAATATGCTAGAATTTCTCTAATAAATATGAAAGAATAGAGTTCACTTGCGGTTGCTAAACTATGCCTGAAGTCTTGTCCCGATCTCTAAACTCTCGAGTTTACAATCTGGATCCCCCAATATATATTTAAGTGATTTACCTAGGGTCCATAACTTTCCACCTAGCCTCCTCGAACAGGAATATATGACATCGGAGACCTATATCTGTAAACTTAAATTTGAGGAACTAGGATGAGACTTTCGAAGTAGTTTGGGACCATGGGTGCATTCTagtaaaagagaaaaatctaGCCTAAGATCCTCTTCACATAATCTCCAAAGACATCCTGCTTTTAGTCTCTCCCCCTCTGCATCACATAGATATGTCCTTTAAATCATGTAGCCCAATTGCTCCCTCCCGTGGCACACATAACACTGCCTCAACTTCCTCAAGTAGCATCGCACCTTATGCAACATTTGTTGGAAACTAATCTCTAAACAGAATATTGCTATCTCTAAACTATACATGTATCTAATTCTCTCTCACATAAAACACTATAGTTGTTTTCTCTATAAATTTCTGTCTCTTAATCCCATCTATTAAGCTGCATGAACGTACCAATTCAATCCCAAAGTTTAAGCTAATGGTGAAAGATGGACAATTCACTTATACTTCaatactctctctctctcacgtGTAGGCTCCCTCAGGTTTTAAAGTGAAAATAGGAGTAGCCtacaattattttattttattcgaaTCTGAGCTCGAGGCCTCTGCCTCTGATATCACATTAAGTTGCATGCATTGGCCAGTTCAACCCAAAAGTTTAACGACAACATATCATATTTGTTGGAAGCCAATCTCATAAATTTGATGAAATATCAGTGTCAGCGATACGTGGAATAGGGTCCCCTGCGGAACTTGACGCCGCGTCACCAAAGACGTGGCGAGTCAAGGGCATGTGCACGAGCGCCTGCCCTGAGCACTGGATTGCCGTCTTGACAAGGGGAGCCCTGCCGGTGGTCGCCCCCCGAGCACCGGAAGGAATGTGGCTCACACTCGGGGCGCCAAGTGTCGTTCCCAGGCACAGGAAGGATAAAAGGGCCAAGGGTAGGTGCTCGGGCCTCCACCACAAAGCTCTCGGGCGATGGGGTGTCAACTGCCACCACCAGCGGGTGGTCGGGATCTCGTAGCCCAGGTTCGTCTTCGTCGACACCTTTTTCTCGCTCTTGGGCATGCGCTTGGCAGCGTCTGACCTCGGCTCCTTGGGGTCCCTAACTGGCGGCGCCTGGGAGCTCCCTTGCCTGGAGCCGCTGCCTAAAGCTAGGCTGTCGCCGTTGCATGTCGGGTGCGCGGCGGTGATGGCGACGAGGAAGGGGGGAGGGGTTTCACGTCACCTTGCCCTTCGGATCTACGTGGTCCTCACTAATGGAGTGGGTTCCTGAAGCCATCGCAGCGGGCCCTCATGGGCATCGCTGGCTCCCGGGTTGTCACCGCACCCATCGCCCTAGCCGCGTCCGTCGGTCTGACCCCCCTGGAGTCGAACTCAAGGAGGGTCGACGGATCGCGTTGCACTGTGGATTCTGCAGAGCACAAGACCCGGGCTGAGCAGCTCGGCAGCGGCTCACCTGGGCTGAGGTTCCTTGCTAGACCGACGTGCGTCCGGCCGATGTCTACGTCGCTGGTTTACATCCAGGCGGCGCCCCCTCTCCCGCAGCAGTGCCAGCCATCGTCGCCGAAAGACCAGCGTCTTACAGCTACGCGACCATCCTCGCACTAGCCTCAGCTGGTTGATGCCTTCCAGCAGCAGCTCCCACTCCCGTCCAGTGGGGTATTACACCTAGAAGGTGGCCCGGACCTGGGTAAACTCATCGTCTTACCTCCCGTTTGCGAGTTCACGTAGCTTTTGAACGATTAGCCCCCGGTCGAATTCCAAGGGGATCCATCCGGATCACCTTTGCCGGTGCTTGTTCTCCGACAATCAGTTCTCACAAACTATATCGAGTATTCTCTCCCATGAATCAGTAAAGTTTTAGAAACAAGAGAATGGCTTATATTTTTCATAGTATTTTATTATAACCATATATATTAATAGTTTGAGATTTAAATAATATGTTTAATAGTAGACATTAGAATTGGGTAACTCTGTTTGCGCTTTTATTCAGAACCAAATTGTGTAGTAAAATGACATATACTGAAGTATGGCCACGCAATTGTGCAAGATATATATTTGgctattttaattaaaataaaatatgaaaataatatttgatgtgcaattcaaaattttcaacTTGTGATTAGGCAACAGCTGTATGAGGAGTGTCAGCAGATTAGTCTTTTTCTTCCGCTGGTATGACGATCATTATATGTTTCTGCAAGCATGGTTTCTCCTGGGTTGGGGGGTGGTGTTTTTAAGTAAACATCTATTTCTGCAAATGATACTATGATGCACAGATGGATGCGTGGTTTGTGTTAAGTTTTAGTTTCCGATTAAATCTACCATGACTATTTCATATAAGAGGATTTTAATTGTCCTTAGAAAGGTACCAAGTTTGATACCTAGATATTAAAATTAATTTAGCACTATCTAGAGGTACCAATTTTGGTTCCCTTTATGCTGAAAGTAGTGGTGCCTCTAGGTACCTTCTTCATCAGGTTTTTCCTGATTAAATAAAGAAAATGGTTGTTTCTAAGAGTTATGTTTACGTTGTGCTTTGTGAACCAGGTACTTTGTTGTTATTGACGATGTGGACCGTCTAGAAGTGTGTCAGGCTATAAAACTTGAATTCCCTAAAGATGGCCACAGTAGCAGAATAATTGTGACCACAAGCATTCACTCCATTGCGGCTGAATGCAGCTCGGGCAGTCATGTGTATACAATGCAATGTTTGGACAAATATGAGTCAGAAGAAGTATTCTGGGAATCGGTTGGTCAAGAGAATCAGACGCCTGCCCTACGGCGGGCTTCAGAAGGCATCATCACGAAATGTGGAGGCTTACCTCTGGCGCTGATCAGCGTAGCCAATTATTTgcgtcggcgaggacgaaccgAGAACCGCGTGGCAGGAGGACTCACAACAGAGCACTGCAAAAGTACTGCCTGCACGCTCGGAGACAAGATATTAAAAGGTCAGGATGAGTTCATGGAAATCAATAGAGCTCTTCTCCAGTGCTACAACAACCTTCCAGACCATTCCCACCAGAGCTGTTTGCTTTATGCCAGCGTGTTCCCCAGAGGCCGCCCAATTAAAAGCAAGGTTCTGCTTAGAAGATGGATGAGTGAAGAGTTCGCTGCACATGGcaccgtcactgatgaagaAGGTGTCAAAAGTTGTTTAGAGGCCTTCATTGAGAGGTGTATCGTTGAACCAGTAGAGATAAAAAATGCTAGGGTAGCCAGGTGCAGGGTTCACAGCATAATGCTCGAGTTCATCATCCACAAGGCCGTCTCAAAGAAATTTGTTGCTCTGGTTGACAAGGATGAGCTTCTGTCCAACAATAATACTATCACCAATGTTCGTGTCCGCCGACTCTCTGTTCAGGATAGCACCAGGGAAGGAGTCCATGATGCTGTGTGTACTGCGAGGGGTATTGACTTATCTGTTATGAGGTCACTAACAATCTTCGGAAGCCCTCTTCTTAAGCTCCAAGACTGCGAGTTACTGCGAGTTCTGGATCTTGAAGGTTGCAAAGGGGTAAACAATGATACTGTTCTCATAGCCATATGCAAGCAGCGGTTTCTCAAGTATCTCAGCCTGAGGGGCACTGATGTTGACCATCTTCACCAAAAAATACAGCGCCTAGTGCATTTGGAAACACTGGATATTCGAGACACATCGGTGGAAGTTGTGCCCATTGAGGTCATCAGGCTACCACTGTTAGCTCACCTGTTTGGCCGGTTTGAGCTACCCCATGGAATCACCGAGGAAATatcaaagcaaagcaaattGCAGACTCTGGCTGGAGTCATGGTTACCGAGGGAGACAAAAGTTTTGAAAACATTATACTTCATGCCGGAAAACTGAGGAAGGTTAAGATCTGTCAAGCAACATCATATTCCTCCAACAGCCGCAATAGACGGATGAATCCACGTAGCAATTCGCCGCTTAAGGAGCGGTTCACCGGTAGCAAAGCTCTCCAGATTTTATCAATTGATTCAAGTGACTTGTCTAAGGAGTTCATAAGTTTCCTAAAGGCTCCCTGTGCAATTACATCTATCAAACTACGGGGCCAGCTGGACAGATTACCTGCTACTCCTACCTTAAGGGAGCTGTCCGATCTAAATAGGCTGCTGCTTATCTCAACTGGTTTGAGCATTGAAGACTTATCTGCACTGCAAAGCTTACCTTGCTTGGAATATCTCAAGCTAGCAGAAGATGAGCATGGGTTTCGGGGCAGCAGCTTCGTTGTGCAGAGTGGTGGATTCCCAAGCCTGAGGCGACTGTGCTTCGAGGCCCCAAGGCTCCCACAAGTGCAAATCGAACAAGGATCCATGAAGTCTCTCACCATACTTGACCTACTTTGCCCAGATCCAGTTATTCCAGAGCCTCGTTTGGGAAGAAATTGCTGTTTCCTTCAGCTGGAAACCAGGCTTGGCGTGGCAGGCGTATCGTATCTTGAGAATCTCAAGGAGGTGATCCTCCACCACTCTATGCGGGAGTCAGAAGTGCAAGCTTGGAAAGAGGAAGCGATTAGGCACAACAAGAAGCCATCTGTGAAGAGGCAACCACAACCAACCATCCATGAGGCATAACCATGAATACGTGTTTGTCACCTTAATTTACCTACCTTTTAATCTCGTTTGTTCAGTTCAAAGTCACCTGTAAAATGTTGAACTTAACCCTGTCGCCTGTGTTTTCAGTTAGCTGTTTAGCTGTAGTTTTCTTCAGTTAAGAATTGAATAAGCAGGTCTGTGCCATGAGCTTGTTCAGGCATGGATCAAGTTAGCTTTCTGTTAGTTGTTAGCGGCCACAACTGTAACCGTGGGATGGCACGATGTAGCGCAGGGGTGGCCGCGTTGTTGAGGCTATTACCTCTGCCGGCAGTGTAGCGCAGGGGTGGCCGCGTTGTTGAGGCTATTACCTCTGCCGGCAGTGTATGAATTTATTTGATGCAATCTACAGCCCAACTAAACCTATAGCCATGCAATTCTATATAATCAAATATCTCAAACGAAATTTATACGCCCACCCAATAGGTATATGTTCAAGAAGCACTGAACCGAAATAGAACATCTCTCATCTTTTGCATAAGTGTATTGCATCTCCATAACTCTATTGTAATTTGTAAAGATGCCAGTTATGCTAGTACAAACTGGCCATTTTTTCAAGTCGAATGCAACCAGTGTATGAATTTATTTGATGCAATCGACAGCACAACTAAACCTATAACCATGCAATTCTATAATCAAATATCTCAAACGAGCACCAAGAATTGTCGTATAATACTAACTATGCCAGATTTGGGTAACTGGTTCTCGTTAAACCAAACAGGTAAGCAAGAGACCGTGTATTACTTACGACCACGCGAATCACTTGGTTAAGTGTCAAAAACAGCCAATTCAGAAGTAAGCCAATGATCAAATACGATAGTCTGCAGTCGAATTAGCAGTAGTTTAAACATCTCACCTGGAGGTAGCAGCTTTCTCCCCTCATTGGAGCGGCGATCTATCACGCCGAGCGCCTCACGCGCCTCCTCGGGCTCGGCGGCTCTGCGGTTGAGGGTACCGAGGAttccccgccgcctccatcgccGCCAGAGCTAGGGTTTGCTCGGCGGCGGGGCTTCGCAAGCGGATTCGGGGGAGCAGAATCCTCTTCGCCGTCGGACCCTGCCTCCTCTAGTGATGACCCGCCGGAGTCGCTCAgctcggcgccggcaccgggctcgtcgtcctcggcggaggagtatctttttttctttttgagaatcTAGAAGCGCCAAGTTCATCTAGTAATCCGCGCGAATCCTGTCTTACTGGGCTATGGGCTGCCATTTCGCGATGAAACATTGCCAATTCATTGAGCTTTGGTACTCTCGCTTTCCTTTTCGTGATACAGGTTTCTCATACTTCCAACAGAAAAATGAGCCCATAACTTCGATCCTTTCTGTTAAGGCCCATCCATACTTTTGTCTAGTATGCACAGATGTCGTCAGCTACCACAAGTCCACAACTAATCCGCTCAAcatgagaagaaaaaactcctctcaaaaaaaaaaaaaagagaagaaaaaaaattcgacGCAATGCACCGTACGAACCAGgaagtgaaagaaaaatgcactcCAACAAAGACATGCACGTTCATAGGCTTCCTTGCACACTTTTAAATCCCTGCTATCTTCCTTGCCAGCCCGACACCTGAGTTTCTTACACGAGTCACCATCGCCTAGCTATTTTTCCAGTACTTATATACATAAACCAGTAACTAATTGCACACATTTTCCTCTCGCCCATTTCGGTTGCTAACTAACCTAACCCAGGGGATATAATAAGAGATTTCAAAGAAAACCACGCAACCGATCACTGATCATTGGGCACTTGGGTAGTATATACGCAGAGATGTCAATTTCACATGCGGCGCCAGGTCGGATCGGACAGTTGACCCACTGATCACTGCACGAGCTCTCTCTCGGCGCCGAGAAGGACAAGGATCAGTGATGT includes:
- the LOC100843577 gene encoding putative disease resistance RPP13-like protein 3: MTAGGEVIQAVTFANSVLSKVADVIMRDKSMKGAVKRGLGTIKLEMKMVITEIKLNEENNQGTTHESKIVLLKELAYDIEDFIDRTWVPRKSSILLSALGLDPRLEIVQKIEYFKDSIQKVRTWQPEAGSSNGEDSAATRSSCPSATPPNPYSQDLDHEDTFRSICRHRCELGMLLSAAEDKELKVISIVGCRGVGKTSLARAVYDDCRAEYDCVAWVVASECHDLEDLRTKLLNEAQKTAKPTSTAPQGSISDTEQTSLRNFLSDKRYFVVIDDVDRLEVCQAIKLEFPKDGHSSRIIVTTSIHSIAAECSSGSHVYTMQCLDKYESEEVFWESVGQENQTPALRRASEGIITKCGGLPLALISVANYLRRRGRTENRVAGGLTTEHCKSTACTLGDKILKGQDEFMEINRALLQCYNNLPDHSHQSCLLYASVFPRGRPIKSKVLLRRWMSEEFAAHGTVTDEEGVKSCLEAFIERCIVEPVEIKNARVARCRVHSIMLEFIIHKAVSKKFVALVDKDELLSNNNTITNVRVRRLSVQDSTREGVHDAVCTARGIDLSVMRSLTIFGSPLLKLQDCELLRVLDLEGCKGVNNDTVLIAICKQRFLKYLSLRGTDVDHLHQKIQRLVHLETLDIRDTSVEVVPIEVIRLPLLAHLFGRFELPHGITEEISKQSKLQTLAGVMVTEGDKSFENIILHAGKLRKVKICQATSYSSNSRNRRMNPRSNSPLKERFTGSKALQILSIDSSDLSKEFISFLKAPCAITSIKLRGQLDRLPATPTLRELSDLNRLLLISTGLSIEDLSALQSLPCLEYLKLAEDEHGFRGSSFVVQSGGFPSLRRLCFEAPRLPQVQIEQGSMKSLTILDLLCPDPVIPEPRLGRNCCFLQLETRLGVAGVSYLENLKEVILHHSMRESEVQAWKEEAIRHNKKPSVKRQPQPTIHEA